From Antechinus flavipes isolate AdamAnt ecotype Samford, QLD, Australia chromosome 1, AdamAnt_v2, whole genome shotgun sequence:
catccaggatctagcagcatccacattaaaggatcgaagggcctggaatatgatattccgaaaggctaaggaacttggtatgcaaccaaaaataacttacccagaagatggatattcaacgaagtaagcggaTTTCACCTGTTTTTGATGAAAacgccagaacttaacaaaaagtttgatctacaaatatagaactcaagagaaatctaaaaaggtaaagattaatcttgggaactatatttcggctataaagatgtataaagaatacatgtatacctttttCTAGGAAccatgatgtggaaaggacattgtaccagaaaaagagtaaagtgggggtactacatctcatgaagaggcaaaggaaacctattatatctaagagaaagaatggagggggatgaatatagtgggtatcttactgccttcagaattgactttaagagaaaaattttagacatattcaatttatggtaaaacttctcccacttcattgaaaagtgagaagggaaaagtgaaaagggaaggaatgagctaagtggaagggaatacggaaactgggagggaaaggggtaagatgggggaggaactctaaggtggcggggagagatactaaaaagggagggctgtgagaagcaagtggtgctcacaagcttaatactgggaagggggggaagggaagggggaaagaagggagaaaaacataaactggggttaacaagatggcaagtaatacagaattggtcattttaaccataaatgtgaatggggtaaactcccccataaagaggaagcagttagcagaatggattaaaagccagaatcctacaatatattgtttacaggaaacacacctgaagtggggagatacatgcagattaaagataaaaggttggagcaaaatctactatgcttcaggtgaagtcaaaaaagcaggggtagccatcctgatctcagatcaagctaaagcaaaaatcgatctaattaaaagagataaggaagggtactatatcttgctaaagggtagcatggataatgaggcaatatcaatattaaacatatatgcaccaagtggtgtagcatctaaattcttaaaagagaaattaagagagctgcaaggagaaatagacagcaaaactataatagtgggagatctcaaccttgcactctcagaattagataaatcaaaccacaaaataaataaggaagaagtcaaagaggtaaatagaatactagaaaaaatagatatgatagatctctggagaaaatgtaatggagacagaaaggagtacatgttcttttcagcagttcatggaacctatacaaaaattgaccatatactaggacataaaaacctcaaactcaaatgcagtaaggcagaaatagtaaatgcatccttttcagagcacgatgcaatgaaaattacattcaacaaaaagccaggggaaagtagaccaaaaaataattggaaactaaataatctcatactaaagattgggtgaaacagcaaatcatagacataatcaataacttcacccaagaaaatgataataatgagacatcatacctaaatatatgggatgcagccaaggcagtaataaagggaaatttcatatctctagaggcctatttgtataaaatagagaaagagaaggtcaatgaattgggcttgcaactaaaaatgctagaaaaagaacaaattaaaaaccccccagtcaaatactaaacttgaaattctaaaaataaaaggagagatcaataaaattgaaagtaaaaaaaaaaaaaaactattgaattaattaataaaactaagagttggttctatgaaaaaaccaacaaaatagacaaacccttagtaaatctgattttaaaaagaggaaaatcaaattgttagtcttaaaaatgaaaagggagaactcgccactaacgaagaggaaattagagcaataattaggagttactttgcccaactttatgccaataaattcgacaacttaaatgaaatagaagaatacctccaaaaatatagcttgcccaaactaacagaggaagaagtaaatatcctaaacagtcccatctcagaaaaggaaatagaacaaactatcaaccaactccctaagaaaaaaatccccaggaccagatggatttacacgtgaattctatcaaacatttaaagaacaattaactccaatgctaaataaactatttgaaaaaatagggattgaaggagtcctaccaaactccttttatgacacagacatggtactgatacctaaaccagataggttgaaaacagagaaagaaaattatagaccaatctccctaatgaatattgatgctaaaatcttaaataaaatattagcaaaaagattacagaaaatcatcgcCAGGATAATacaatgaccaagtaggatttataccaggaatgcagggctggttcaatattaggaaaactactagcataattgactatatcaataaccaaacaaacaaaaaccatatgatcatctcaatagatgcagaaaaagcatttgataaaatccaacatccattcctaataaaaacacttgagcgcataggaataaatggacttttccttaaaatagtcaggagcatatatttaaaaccatcagtaagcatcatatgcaatggggaaaaactggaatctttcccagtaagatctggagtgaaccaaggttgcccactatcaccattattattcaatattgtattagaaaacactagcttctgcaataagagttgagaaagagattaaaggaattagagtaggcaatgaggaaaccaaactatcactctttgcagatgatatgatggtatacctagagaaccccagagattctactaaaaagctattagaaataattcataattttagcaaagtatcaggatacaaaataaatccccataaatcctcagcatttttatacatcaccaacaaaacccaacagcaagagatacaaagagaaattccattcagaataactgttgatagcataaaatatttgggaatttatctaccaaaggaaagtcaggaattatatgagcaaaattacaaaaaagtctccacacaaataaagtcagacttaaataattggaaaaatagtaagtgctcttggataggccgagcgaatataataaagatgacaatactccctaatctatttatttagtgctataccaatcagacttccaagaaaatattttaatgatctagaaaaaataacaacaaaattcatatggaacaataaaaagtcgagaatctcaagggaattaatgaaaaaaaatcaaatgaagatggccagctgtacctgatctaaaattatattataaagcagcagtcaccaaaaccatttggtattggctaagaaatagcttagtggatcagtggaaaaggttaggttcacaagacagaatagtcaactatagcaatctagtgtttgacaaacccaaagatcctaacttttgggataagaattcattatttgataaaaactgctgggataactggaaattagtatggcagaaattaggcatggacccacacttaacaccatataccaagataagatcaaaatgggtccatgacctagagataaagaatgagattataaataaattagaggaacatagaatagtttatctctcagacttgtggaggagaaagaaagttgtgaccaaagatgaactagagaccattactgatcacaaaatagaaaattttgattatatcaaattaaaaagcctttgtacaaacaaaactaatgcaaacaagattagaaaggaagcaacaaactgggaaaatatcttcacagttaaaggttctgataaaggcctcatttccaaaatatatagagaactgactctaatttataagaaatcaagccattctccaattgataaatggtcaaaggatatgaacagacaattttcagatgatgaaattgaaactattaccactcatatgaaagagtgttccaaatcactattgatcagagaaatgcaaattaagacaactctgagataccactacacacctgtcagattgactaagatgacaggaaaaaataatggtgaatgttggaggggatgtgggaaaactgggacactgatgcattgttggtggagttgtgaacgaatccaaccattctggagagcaacctggaattatgcccaaaaagttatcaaactgtgcatattcttggatccagcagtggtactactgggcttataccccaaagagatactaaagaagggaaagggacctgtatgtgccaaaatgtttgtggcagccctgtttgtagtggctagaaactggaaattgaatggatgcccatcaattggagaatggctgggtaaattgtggtatatgaatgttttggaatattattgttctgtaagaaatgaccagcaggatgaatacagagaggactggtgagacttacatgaactgatgctgagtgaaatgagcagaaccaggagaccattatatacttcgacaacgatattgtatgagcatgtattctgatggaagtggatttcttcgacaaagagacctaactcattttcaattgataaatgatggacagaagcagctacacccaaagaaagaacactggggaaacgaatgtgaactatttgcatttttgtttttcttcccaggttatttataccttctgaatccaattctccctgtgcaacaagagaactgctcggttctgcaaacatatattgtatctaggatatactgtaacctatttaacatgtaaaggactgcttgccatctaggggagggggtggaaggaggaggggaaaaatcggaacagaagcgaatgcaagggataatgttgtaaaaaaaaattaccctagcatggattctgtcaatataaagtttttactaaataaaaaaacagaattcactTCATCTTCTTCAGGGAATGTTATGAGAATTCTGTCAGAAAATTTCTCTtcatcctctttctctttgtcttctacAGCTTCTCTCAATTCATTACTCTCAACAGTTTCTCCAAAATGATAAGCAGACTACAAATAACTGAAGACCCCATTTTattcataaatacacacacacatatcaacaGGAATCAACTTTATAAGCAGGGAAATGACAAGAACTAATCAGCAAAACAGTTCATTAGAACATTGACTTGGGTTGTCAGtgataggaaagaaaataggtttctcatctccctctctgagaggaaaggaaaacaagaagtGAAGAATTTGGACCATTAATGGTGATTGTTTTCCCCTAACTCTTTGaacacaaaggagaaagaaactcCTGTGGCTTGAGTTTTGCTTCTCACCAACCTCAAAGATCATCATTTCTGTCTTCCTGTTCTGGCTATATGTTCCTGACTTGCATTAGGAAACTATTCCATCTTCATGATGAATCATCAGAAACAGAGACCTGGAAGGCCCACACAATACTTGTGCCTTCTGGTGTCTTACTATAGCTCCACATTAATATTTAGGCATTTaggaaaatatttaggaaaatggagttaaaatgacTATGAAGTGCCATCCAGTTACTTTCTGAACCACATTTCCAAGGTATACCTTAAGAATTAAGAACTGAGGGTTATAGATATCACTTTGTTTTTACTTAAACTCATCTCAGTTAAACCAATTCTGCCCTGAATCTGTGAGTGATTTGCTTCCCAAAgccagttattttctttttcttcttccaaaaaaaaataagagaagcagggcagctagatggcacaggggatggagcactggtcctgaagttaggaggacctaacctcagacactttacacttcatagcttaattccaattgcctctcaaaaaagaaaaaaagaaagaaagaaatttcatagggacaataaaattaaacaaagtaTGGTATCTAATTCTATTTGTAGTCTTCCAATAAATCTATAGATTTATAAGACTATAAATCTATCCTTCATGTAAGGTGAATTCAttactttagtttttaaaataagtgaCTCCTTGTAGGAAAGTCCATAGTTAATGTCTTTCATTTCAACCAGTCACCATCTTAAAGAAAGTTCAATGTGAGGGAATTGAATCCTGAGGAtttgagaagaaatgagagataataGTTTAGAATTATCCttaagagcttatattttaatgatgttTTTACTTTTGGGATTACAAAAAAACCTCTCTAAAAATCCATTGAGGTGAGCCATTCTTAATGACTTCCACAAGTAAGATCTTTTACATTACAAGATGAATGCTGTTGACTCATAAAATTTGCTCCTTGACATTGACTTAGGATCCTTAGATTTTTGTTAAAGACCCAAATCCATTTGTCTAGACTCTAAGCAACACATGACAATTCGACTGGTAGATAATACCATTTAAGTCAACTATTTTGATAGATTTTTGTAGAATATGTGCCTCATatggaataaataattttaagtggGACCTAGCCAGATCAATAAGGAACAAATGATCAATTGGAGGTAAGAAAATTGTATGAATCCCAACCTATTCTCCTTGTGGTTTTTTCTCCCCAAAATTGACACCATACCCTTAAATATTGCCCCATGATTCCTTTTCACTTTCCTGGGATGTTTAGTACATTGGTTTTTCAAGGTCTTACTGATATGACTAAGACACCCATTGCAACTATGCAAGCATCCTCAAACTCTGTCTCTCTTCACTTCTATTACTTCGTGGCTACAGTAGGCACTCCTCTAGAGCAAAGACCAGTGAGTAAGTTCACAcagacaattttctttctttttttgtgagaaAAAGTGAGCAGGCATgaatgattttattatattatctcctCCCTGAAACTACACATCCCTTTTCCAAACTTCCCCACCAGGATCaaagtttttatatttatctttgcctccaaagcctccatttcctccatatcatatccaatcagttgccaagccATGTCATTTCAGGTATTTCAATATTTCTCAAACGTCTCCTCTCTATTCATCCAGCTACTTCCAGCCCAAATTACTACAATAGACTCCCTACTTGTTTCTCTCCAGTCTTGCCCTAATCTAATCAATCCCATACATgactaccaaaatgattttcttaaagcacatgTCATCCCTttgctcaataaactctagtgattcTCTAATAGCTTTAGGGTAAAGTattgtttcatctttgttatcttttttaaaattcatttttgtttaaattctATAAAATCCATATAGTAGTTCATATATAacttatgaataaataaatacacattatGTTTGATAATGTGGGCATGTGCTCAAAAAGTGTTTACTGATAGGAGTGCACAATAAAAAACATATAGATCATTATTGTAGAAGAAATGCTAAATGCTCTCATGACTCAGAAGTTCATAGCAATTCTCTCTTCTTACTTGGAAGACACTGGGGAAAGAGCATTTTCctattcatttgaattttatgtATTCACACTTAATTCTAGCTCAGTGGCCAGTAACAAGACTCTTCTTCATTGCACAGTAAATCAATAGGAAACTTACTGAATATCTAAGCAGCCTCTGATTCTGATAAAGTGATCTTCTATCATGCTTTTATCATACTTTGAGTATAATGGCACTTGGCATAGCATATTACATACAATCAAAGGCATTGACTCTTATTGCCTTGTCCCTCCAATATTACAAGTAcagtttatataaaaatttcttctttttatgaatttatagatctatttatttagtattttatttttccccaattatatctaaaacaattttcaacatctgtttttaaaaaattgagttccaaattctcttcttccctcccccttcatcgagaaggcaagcaatttgatatagattatacatatattgtgatgcaaaacatatttacttatcaatcatgttgttaaaaaaaaaagatgaaaacaaaaatctaagaaaaataaagaaagttaaaaatacaTACTTTAATCTGTGTTCAgtcttcatcaattctttctctgggaatagatggcatttttcaacATAAGTCTTTCAATTGTCTTAGActgttgtattgctgagaatagctaagacATTGACAGTTGTATATCACAATTTCTAAGACTTTCTTATGAGCATCtgcatttcttaaaaataaatacctGCAAGAATTAATAAAGATGATTATTTTTTGTgaaaacaaagaactggaaatagaaaaaatgaccATTAATTGGATTAATGGCTACATAAATTGAGAGacatgactgtaatggaatactattgtaatGTAAGGAGAGTTTTctataaagaatacagaaaagCTTGGGAAGACAAATGAACAGATAtagaagaatcagaaagaaaaccaCTGTATACAATGACTTCAATGTTAGtgaaaagagcaaaataaatagcagggggaaaaggaaaatgagcatGATAATATTCAGGACCAAAGTTGGtttcaaagaacagaaaaaagtatATGTGCTTTTTTGCTTCTGTGGAGTGGGAAGGGATATGAATGTGGATTGTTACATATACAATTAGATTCAGTTAATGGATTTATTTATCTtgctaaactttttaaaaatttcttatttataataaaataataacaacaactagcatttatatgacaTCTGCCATGTACCAAGCATTTGGTTAAGCATTTTGTACATATAATTTCATTtcgatcctcataacaaccctgggagatagatgctattatactCATTTGACTTGATGAAGCAACTGAGACAAAAGGTCTTTCAGCTTTCAGGAGTCTGAAGAAAGATTTaaactttctgattccaagtccagcattctacctaccaattgtgtcacctagctgccttttttATAAAAGACAACTCAGTAAGTAATGGAGGGAAATATTTTTCCCACCCAGAAAtaatagatacacatatatacacaaattcacatacatgtatatataaatatacaaacatattcacatacacatatgtatatgaatatgtgtatggatatatatatgcatatatgtatgttcaAGGGGAAGATGATTAAAACATCAATACATGTTTTTAAATAGTTACTGAGTTGTAAAGATGGTTCAAATTTTGAAAGGTTAAATACTAAAACTTTAAAAGTTCTGGATTTTGGTCAGCTCTCTACATATTCATTATCTAGAATCCTTTTTTTTAGCTCCTAGCTGCTGTCATTACTCCCTTCCATAAGAACAAAACATGATGTGAAGGTGTCtttgaagtcatctagtccaatagtctcattttacagatatgaaaactgaggcttaggaagATGATTTGCCTATGGACACAAAGGTAGTAAGTAATATAGGCAAGATTGGACACAAGTTCTCCAATTCCAAATCtagtctttcttttctcctaaaacaCAGTGAAGCTACTTGATGCATATTAAGCATgattaaaatggaagtagaaaaaGTGATTTCCCCTTCTGACCAATGTCAGtggattttaaatgaaaacataaatcATCAAATCTGACTACAGATTTGACCACTACAGTTTCCACACGAAACTTAATTCAGAAAACATCTAGTGATAAATGTAGTTGTCTTTTTACAAAATAAACCAAATGATGATTTCTGATAGTATCTTCTAAAACCAATGTGGAAACCAAGTCAAAAAGCAGAAGTGGGGGGAATTCCATGCTAAGAAATGAAAACTACTCTCAGCACTATTTAAGAGAGTGACCTTGAAGCAAGATAACCCAAGAAGCCAAGACGAAGCTCACTGGTCTCCCAGCTCTATCCATCAGCATCAGCATGATGTCCTGGACCTTGTTACCAGTTGCCCTGGTTCTGCTCTGCTCCAGCACCCTCTGCTCCCTGGGCTGTGACCTGACTCAGGGCCTGCAGGAAGACTTCTCTTTTCTGAACCAAATGCGAACAGTTTCCCTGCTGCCATGTCTGAAAGACAGAACCAACTTCAGCTTCCCAAAGGAAGCCATGGAGATCAGCCAGTTCCAGAGAGAAAATACCACAGTCATGGTTCATGAGACCCTGAAGCAGATCTTCACCATCTTCAGCCTGAATGCCACTCCTGCTGCTTGGAATCAGACCCAGCTCAGGCAACTGCTCATTGGTTTGGATCAGCAGCTGGAACAGCTGGAGCAGTGTCTTGGGCAGGAGGCAGAGCAGCAAGAGCCTTCCTTGGGAAGTGAGAACCCCAGACTGGCCCTGAAGAGCTACTTTCAAGGAATAAATCAGTATCTACAAGGCAAAGAGTACAGTCACTGTGCCTGGGAAATTGTGAGAGTAGAGATCAGGAGGATCTTCCTGTTCATGAGCAAACTCACAAGAAGACTCAAAAACTAAAGAAGAAATGGACTCAGAACACTTTGACTGCTTAACAAATGTCCTGTTTCATGAAACCCAGTATTTTTCAATAGTTGCAAAAGGAATGTCATTTCTGCATCAAAAAACATCTGAATTTActagattgtttttaaaataatttaaactgtCATTTGTCTAAAAGcaaggattaaaaatataaagaagtttCATTTGTCTTAGTTGAATACCTGCTGAATCTAtacttgatatttatttatttatgctggTCATAATTGTTATTTGTTGACGACAGTATATAATTTGTACTGTATTAATaatgacatattttatattaaatgtaatttaaaaaacttttgccctagtatttttattaaataaattatcataAATTAGATGTTTTCAAGAGATTGAATCACAGATTCAAGTGAACAATTCTattcaaataacatttattaagctcttactatataCAAGACACTGAAGAGATACTGGTaacacagagataaaaaaaattatccagttaCTTCCTTCAGAATGCTAATAGTCTGATGCAGGGTTTCTTAATCTTGCATTCTTAGGGTCTGTGGATAAATTTCAAAAGGTTTCTgaatttttacaagaaaaaaaaatctctattttctctAACCTCTAATTATAATTTGGCATTCTCCTCAACTGTCaaaaaattttattctaaagAATCTACAGGCTTCACTGTACTTTCCAAGgggcaaaacacacacacacacacacaataaagaATCTCTATTCTAATGGGAGAATGCGAAATATACCCAAATACATGTTAttcaagagaaaatgaaattaaggcaAAGAGATACATGACCAAAAACAAATGATCCAATAACATTTTGTGAAGGAGAGAACATCTTTAGCtgagagaatgaaggacagcTGGAGGAAGAGGCATTGAAATAGGAtgttgaaggaaaaagaagatgcCAGAGTTATTCTTTGTGAGATGTTCCAGCAGATCTTGTTGATCAAAAACAAGCctgtaaatcttttttaaaagttctttagaaaacatttgattaagtTGACTTTCTCCCTCAAATTACTATTGTTTCACATTATATGGAGTTCAAACAAGGCTGCAAGCTGAGTGGGGCACATATATGAATTGTTTAGGATGTAGCaaataagtataaatattaaataaaatgtggaTGAAGCCAAAACATAAACTCTGGGGGAGCCCAAAATACAAAAAGTTTGCGTATACCCAAAGATCTGAGTGGATAGATCCAAAACAAGAATTCTGACTTCCCTGAACAGTTTCTGAGGTCAGGATGACCTATGTTTTCAAGTCACGTAAAACTAGgttcaaataatattaataagtaaTAAAGTATTTTCCCAATAATCTTGAAGTATTTCAACCAGAATGTCTCTCCTGCTACTTAGGATGCCTCAGCACATTGGATCAGCCACTGGAATGATCAAAGAGGTGTTTTGAGTAAGAAATGAAGTGGGAAGAACTTTTCTTGCAAAGTTAGAATCCCAGCTTGGCTCTGAAGAACAATTTCCAAGGATTCAGTCagtattttaagattaaaaagtaTAGTTACTCTACCTAGGAATTTATCtgattcaaaattagaaaaaaaaatcaaaatcaaaacacTTTCTGTTATGAGAGAACTAAGGAAGAAGAATTTAGCTTTCAAAGCATTTCAACTTCTTAACTGAGTTAATGTTTCCTAAAACCAAGCAGCCAATCATTGAGATAGAGTATAGTTTCTTCAACaaatgaagtatatatatatatactaattaGCTGAAGTATTTAACACCATCTAAGCTGTCATTTGATAATTGAAAGGGGATTAAAATGCAAAGAGAACTCAATAGCTAGagctttaatttttataatttacatttttctatttctactattTGTACTTATCTAATACTTATGGTTCATCGAGAAACAAATTTCTATAGTATCTAAAATGATATTCAAAATGAGCCTACAATAAGTCCATTGATATATTTTTCCACattaagtgaaattaaaaaaaatactttatgagCCATTAGTTAAAATGATCTTAGCAATGACCTACATCCTAGAGGGATAAAgaattgatttaataaatgcaatttgtcatgggagccacctgctaaTGACTATTATGATCTAATTCTGATGAGCAGAATAGATCGTGTCATGTGAGAGGTATGAtaataatacaaggagactgagaggcagttgaattcctttacttctttacttttacttttacctCTACCTCtacctctgatttatttcatctctacacagaatatatattttctaagcaCAGCaagattattattgtttaaagaaaagcatgcatttttttctcaagcaacatctgcatcagtGAGAATGACCTCCAGACAGATATTTCTGATTCTTAGGGTTATGTCTGTCTTTCCTTGGACCTATTAGCTCTACTTCAATGAGTAAGATAAAGatagtaataataaaacattCCTTTAATCTCTGTAATGTACTATGATTGGCAACTGTGACGGGACTGGAGAACCGACTAGCCCCATTGGTCCAGTCACAACTGACTTTTTTGCAGGCTCTCTGGATTTCCACACTTAGCATGGTCTtctaaaacaattcaagtacTTATTAAAGTCTTGCCATTTGCTAAAGGAGGCAGTTTGGAGTAGTAGATGGAGAAGTAAACTGAAAATCAGGTTTAAATTCTCTTGCCCTTTGATACATGCTGAccgtatgatcctgggcaagtagcTTCACTCCTCAGTTCTCCAGGCAACTTTccaaaattacaaattacaaagaaAGTACCAATCTGCATTTGTACACAGATAATTATGATAAAGACCATGCTAggggaaaaaattccaaaaaatattaaagaataataataagaaaaaaaatcttcctcacAGGGAGG
This genomic window contains:
- the LOC127552856 gene encoding interferon omega-1-like, whose amino-acid sequence is MMSWTLLPVALVLLCSSTLCSLGCDLTQGLQEDFSFLNQMRTVSLLPCLKDRTNFSFPKEAMEISQFQRENTTVMVHETLKQIFTIFSLNATPAAWNQTQLRQLLIGLDQQLEQLEQCLGQEAEQQEPSLGSENPRLALKSYFQGINQYLQGKEYSHCAWEIVRVEIRRIFLFMSKLTRRLKN